The genomic DNA CAGTGGCGACAAGGACCTTCACCTGGCCGCGGTGCATGTTGGTGATGGTACGGTTGCGCGCCCCTTGGGTCATGTCACCGTGCAGCGCTGCCGTCTTGTGGCCGAGCGCGGCAAGGTCCTTGGCAAGGGAATCGGCATCGCGTTTGGTCGCGGAGAAGACAATCGCCTTGGTTACATCCTGTTCGGCCAGGAGATGCTCCAGAAGCCGGTTCTTGTGCGGCAGGTTGTCGGCAACCAGCAGGCGCTGTTCGATATTGGCGTGGGTGATCTGGTTTGGCGCGATCTGAATCAGTTCAGGATTTCTCAGGAGCCCGCCAGCAAGTTTTTTGATGCGATGATCAAGCGTTGCCGAGAACAGGAGGGTCTGGCGACCGGCCGGTGTGGCAGCAGCAATCTTCTCCACATCTTCGACAAAGCCCATATCCAGCATCCGATCGGCTTCGTCCAGAATGAGCATCTCCAGGCGCGACAGATTGAGCCTGCCATTTTCCAGGTGGTCGATGAGCCTGCCGGGCGTGGCAACGATAAAGTCAACCGGCGCGGAAAGCATCCGCAGCTGCTCGCGGTACGGCATGCCGCCGAGAATGGCGCCGCTCCGGACCCGCATGAGTTTGCCGTAAGCACGGACCGCGTCAGTAACCTGGTTTGCCAGTTCGCGGGTCGGGGTCAGAACCAGGATACGCGGTCCCTTGCCTGATGCAACCGGAGGAGATGAAAGCCGTTGCAGCGCTGGCAACACAAAAGCGGCAGTCTTGCCGGTGCCGGTCTGGGCAGAGGCAATGATATCATGACCGGCCATCGCCTTGGGGATCGCTTCGGCCTGGATGCTGGTCGGTTCTTTGTAGCCACAGTTGTCAAGCGCCTTGAGAATTGAGGGAGAGAGGTTGAGTTCAGCAAAAGTCATTAACTGTTCCTTCTTTCTGGATTGGTCCGGAACTTTCCGGACTGCTGTTTGTGCCCGCCGTTCAAGGTGAGGCACTGACGGTCGCAGGCAGACATAGCCGGACAAAACCGAAAACGGCGCATTCCTTCAGGTGGACGCATATTATTGAACTGAGTTTTAAGCGATGGCGGATCGAGAAAGGCGGCCTGCGGAATACCAGTGGGGTGCTGTGAAGAGCTGCAACCTGCTTGAAGAGGACGACATACTAGCCCGCCAGGGCAAAGTGAATATCTCTTATACCAATATATTTAACAGCAAAGCAAGCTTTTTCATTAAAGTGCGGAATATTTGTCCGGCAGGAGAGCCTGACGATTGAGTACGCAGTGGCAGCAACCGGGTCCGACAGCTTATTCTAGATGTGGAACATAGCTGAGATTTCTGTTATCCTCACCCGTTATGGCCATAGACGCAAAAATTAAAGAACTGATGGCCGGCGGAGCATCTCCTGCCGGAAGATTATCCATAACAGGACTGCGCGGT from Geoanaerobacter pelophilus includes the following:
- a CDS encoding DEAD/DEAH box helicase; translation: MTFAELNLSPSILKALDNCGYKEPTSIQAEAIPKAMAGHDIIASAQTGTGKTAAFVLPALQRLSSPPVASGKGPRILVLTPTRELANQVTDAVRAYGKLMRVRSGAILGGMPYREQLRMLSAPVDFIVATPGRLIDHLENGRLNLSRLEMLILDEADRMLDMGFVEDVEKIAAATPAGRQTLLFSATLDHRIKKLAGGLLRNPELIQIAPNQITHANIEQRLLVADNLPHKNRLLEHLLAEQDVTKAIVFSATKRDADSLAKDLAALGHKTAALHGDMTQGARNRTITNMHRGQVKVLVATDVAARGLDVTGISHVINFDLPKFAEDYVHRIGRTGRAGASGIAISFVSHNEISYLDRIEKFTGSALPVHVIPGLEPLQALRRLAKGKGAGASRGRSAAGPAKSGARSNASTANTPASSKNKRWGAPRRDQAPVVVYRNKSQKAS